One genomic segment of Flavobacteriales bacterium includes these proteins:
- a CDS encoding helix-hairpin-helix domain-containing protein, whose product MERIDLTSLFSGVFLCFFAALSAQTEQKDIIEQSIEVIAEINEDSEVDYTTLIDDLTYFLERPLDINQAQREDFQALGFVTDIQIDRILSHRETFGRFIALEELQSVAGLPWNVILMLRNFTSVNRDLDDLNITMKDLLQNSEHELFLRTDRILEELKGSGPISSDELEENPNSRFLGSPWRHYVRYRMRYQNRVSIGFTAEKDVGEEFFTGTQKNGFDYYSFHAYASRIGKIDKVAIGDYQIQMGQGMTMWSGLAFGKSANLFSIKRNGRGVVPYRSVDENNFLRGAAVTLKHGDFDLTLFGSKKKRDANLLTGDTLDPEQAVSFSALQINGFHRIPREVADKNVLGETIYGAELKWSHKGFRAGVRGVKLDLDREFQVSPSDYNQFFFRGQELSVLGADYEYVKGNLNIFGEVSRSSNGALSAINGAYLVLDRRMTLAVLHRTVAKDFQAVYANPIIEGSRVSNEHGLLMGTVIRPDNKWTITTWMDRFSFPWLRFQVDAPSSGFEFLGQVVYRPNRRVEAYFRYRYRERPRNVDVEDLAIDQVGQTVQRNYRLNTRYRISETVQLRSRVELTDFYREGRT is encoded by the coding sequence ATGGAAAGAATTGACCTGACATCCCTATTTTCAGGAGTATTCCTTTGCTTTTTTGCAGCCCTATCTGCCCAGACCGAGCAGAAGGATATCATCGAGCAAAGCATAGAGGTCATTGCCGAGATCAATGAAGATTCAGAGGTCGACTACACAACCTTGATCGATGACCTCACCTACTTTCTCGAACGCCCCTTGGATATCAATCAGGCCCAGCGTGAGGACTTCCAAGCATTGGGATTCGTCACCGATATCCAGATAGATCGTATCCTCTCACATAGAGAGACATTCGGTCGCTTCATCGCATTAGAAGAATTGCAATCGGTGGCAGGTCTTCCCTGGAATGTCATCTTGATGCTCAGGAATTTCACTTCGGTCAATCGGGATCTCGATGACCTCAATATCACTATGAAGGACCTTCTACAGAATAGTGAGCATGAACTCTTCCTCCGAACGGATCGCATCTTGGAAGAACTTAAGGGTTCGGGTCCGATTTCCAGCGATGAATTGGAAGAGAACCCGAACAGTAGGTTCCTAGGAAGCCCATGGAGGCACTATGTACGCTATCGCATGCGCTACCAGAATCGCGTGAGTATAGGCTTTACCGCTGAGAAGGATGTTGGGGAGGAATTCTTCACTGGTACGCAGAAGAATGGCTTCGACTACTATTCGTTCCATGCCTATGCAAGTCGTATCGGCAAAATCGATAAGGTGGCTATCGGGGACTATCAGATACAGATGGGACAAGGCATGACCATGTGGTCTGGATTGGCATTCGGTAAATCTGCCAACCTCTTCTCCATCAAGCGCAATGGACGAGGTGTGGTACCCTATCGATCGGTAGATGAGAACAATTTCCTCAGGGGAGCAGCCGTGACACTGAAACACGGAGATTTCGATCTCACACTCTTCGGTAGTAAGAAGAAACGAGACGCCAATCTGCTTACCGGAGATACGTTGGACCCTGAGCAGGCAGTCTCTTTCTCTGCCCTGCAGATCAATGGATTCCATCGCATACCCAGAGAGGTTGCTGACAAGAATGTCCTCGGTGAGACCATATACGGTGCAGAATTGAAATGGTCCCATAAGGGATTCAGAGCAGGCGTTCGAGGCGTCAAGCTCGATCTTGACCGCGAGTTCCAGGTCAGTCCTTCGGACTACAATCAATTCTTCTTTCGAGGTCAGGAACTGAGTGTTCTGGGAGCAGACTATGAATACGTCAAAGGCAATCTCAACATTTTCGGTGAAGTGAGTCGCTCGAGCAATGGGGCTCTGTCCGCCATCAATGGCGCCTATCTGGTATTGGATAGAAGAATGACCCTGGCCGTGCTTCATCGCACAGTGGCCAAGGATTTCCAAGCTGTCTATGCCAATCCCATCATAGAAGGAAGTCGGGTCTCTAATGAACATGGACTATTGATGGGTACGGTCATTCGCCCGGATAACAAATGGACCATCACCACTTGGATGGACCGATTCAGCTTCCCTTGGCTCCGTTTCCAAGTGGATGCCCCCTCCAGTGGCTTCGAATTCCTAGGGCAAGTGGTATACCGCCCCAATAGACGGGTAGAAGCCTATTTCAGATACCGGTATCGAGAAAGACCGCGGAATGTGGATGTCGAAGACCTAGCGATCGATCAAGTAGGGCAGACCGTACAGCGCAACTATCGACTGAATACCCGCTATAGAATATCGGAGACTGTACAGTTGAGAAGCCGGGTCGAATTGACGGATTTCTACAGAGAGGGAAGGAC
- the purE gene encoding 5-(carboxyamino)imidazole ribonucleotide mutase yields MSAAVGIIMGSKSDLKVMQGAAEILGRLGVEFEMDVVSAHRTPEKMMDYARTARSRGLKVIIAGAGGAAHLPGMTAAATTLPVIGVPVKSSNSIDGWDSVLSILQMPKGVPVATVALDAAANAGLLAAQILATSDMSLAEKLEQYKQEMKNKVSTMSDEVKHA; encoded by the coding sequence ATGAGCGCAGCAGTGGGAATCATCATGGGTAGCAAGAGTGACTTGAAGGTCATGCAAGGAGCTGCTGAAATATTAGGCCGATTGGGTGTGGAGTTTGAAATGGATGTAGTCTCGGCCCATCGTACTCCTGAAAAAATGATGGACTACGCGAGAACGGCTAGAAGTCGGGGACTCAAAGTCATTATAGCCGGTGCAGGTGGGGCTGCCCATCTTCCGGGAATGACCGCTGCGGCTACTACACTTCCTGTCATAGGAGTGCCTGTGAAGAGTAGCAACTCGATCGATGGCTGGGACTCTGTGCTCTCCATTTTGCAGATGCCCAAAGGAGTGCCAGTAGCCACAGTAGCATTAGATGCCGCAGCCAATGCAGGCCTACTTGCTGCACAGATACTTGCGACCAGTGACATGTCATTGGCCGAAAAGTTGGAACAGTATAAGCAGGAGATGAAGAACAAGGTATCTACCATGTCAGACGAAGTCAAACATGCCTAG